The genomic interval TTGATTCAAATAAAATTCTTATCGGACAAAAAATATATTTGCAGGACCGAGAATCTACTGCTGAATTTTACGTTACAATTCGGGCTATACCGAAATGCGGTTTTCATTTAGTTCACAAAGGTGAAACATTATACCGGATTTCAAAAATGTATGGACTTACGATTATTGATTTGATGAATTATAACCACCTTAGTTCATATACAATTATACCCGGGGATAAAATTTTGCTAAAACTCGGATCTGAAACTTATTCCCAAACCCCAAAAAAAGTAATAGAAAAATCCACAGAATCCCCAAAAACAAAAATTACACAAGATACAAAATATCACATTGTAAAAAAGGGGGAAACGCTTTTCGGTGTTGCTCAACAGAATAAGCTGTCGGTTTATGAACTTAAGGATTACAATAATTTGGCCTCAAATACAATTTTTACCGGACAGAAATTATACTTAAATCCTCAAAAAAATTCAACTGAAAAATATTTGAAAAAGCCTAAAAAATTATCCAAAAACGAATTTAAGAAATATGGTTTGATCTGGCCTTGCAAAGGGATAATTACTTCACCATTTGGATTACAAGATGGAAAACCACATAACGGATTGGATATAGCCGCTTCTAACGGGACTCCAATAAAATCTGTTTTGGACGGAGAGGTTGCCTATTCTGATTGGCAAAGAGGATACGGCAATGTGCTTATTTTAAAACACGATAACGGACTGATGACGGTTTATGCACATAACAAAAAAAACATCGCAAATAAAGGGGAGAAGATCACAAAAGGACAAACTATTGCACAAGTTGGAAGCACGGGTAATTCGACAGGATCTCACCTTCATTTTGAAGTTCGTCTGCAGGGAAGGGCAATGAATCCGCAATTTTTCTTGCCTTAGTTAACTTTCTTTAGAAAAAAAATTCACAATGACAGAATATAACAAAAGGAGCATTCCACAAAACAGGCAAAGAACACCGAGAACTCGGAGAAAAAAGGAAAATGTGAAATGTAAAAACACAGGAGAAAATACATGGATATTATCGTTTGCATAAAACAAGTTCCGGATACAACGGA from Candidatus Cloacimonadota bacterium carries:
- a CDS encoding LysM peptidoglycan-binding domain-containing protein, with the translated sequence MLLIMKRSISLSKYLLLLFCLPLLLGFSHNPKYITESLEYHIVRKDETLYSISKKHKTTVEDLKRINHLDSNKILIGQKIYLQDRESTAEFYVTIRAIPKCGFHLVHKGETLYRISKMYGLTIIDLMNYNHLSSYTIIPGDKILLKLGSETYSQTPKKVIEKSTESPKTKITQDTKYHIVKKGETLFGVAQQNKLSVYELKDYNNLASNTIFTGQKLYLNPQKNSTEKYLKKPKKLSKNEFKKYGLIWPCKGIITSPFGLQDGKPHNGLDIAASNGTPIKSVLDGEVAYSDWQRGYGNVLILKHDNGLMTVYAHNKKNIANKGEKITKGQTIAQVGSTGNSTGSHLHFEVRLQGRAMNPQFFLP